The following nucleotide sequence is from Wenzhouxiangella sp. XN24.
CAGCGACTGTGATAACAGCCAGTCATGACGACCGTCGTCGAAAGCCCGGATCGCCCGGTAGAGAGCCGCGATCCCGGCGTCGTATTCAGGGCCGGTCACCAGCGCCAGTCCAGCCTCCTGGCGTCCCTCGGCCAGCAGCGCCATGGCGCGCGCTTCGATGCGGCTCAATGCATCCAGCGCATTCGACGCCTCCCGGAGCGATCCCGCATCTGCAACGCCCGGGGCCTGCAGGTCGGCGATGCTGTCGCGCAGGCTCGACTCGGCCTCGGCGTGTTTGACCAGCCATGCTTCCTCACCGGTCGCCAATGCGAGCTGGACGGTACGCCGGACCTCGGCCTGGAGTTGCAGGATCGAATCGTGCACCTGCGCTGCGCTGGCATGGGCCGCCTGTAAGCGGTCGAGCGTGGCGGCCGCATCCGTCGCGTGCCACGCCAGCCAGCCGAACATCGATACGGCCGCAAGAATCGCCGCGACCCACCAGCGCCGCGTGGGTATTTCCCAGCGTTTTCCCTTGGCCATGGCCAGTTGCAGCTCTGTGCCTGACAGGTGGTCCGGACTTGCCCTGAGTCTAGTTGCCGCCCATGGGTTATCCACCCTGTATCGGCCGGGCAGGCGATGACCCATAGATAACTTAGTGGCGGTGCAAGCCCGGCGCAGGCTCCGGTCCCGGGAGAATCACCCTCCGGTTCCGGGTTTGCACCGCTCTCATCAAGGGGAGTCTCGCGACCACTGCGCCGGTCGCGAGACTTGAGGGACACGGAGGTGAACAGTCATGTTCGGGACAAAGAAACTAGCGTGGGCGCTCCTCGCAGCACTCGTGACGAGCCTGGCGCTCGCCGCACCACCGCCCGGTAAAGGTGGTGGTGGTGGTGGTGGTGGCGGCGGCGGTGGTGGCGGCGGCGGCGGCGGCGGCGGGGGCGGTGGCGACGCCGTCGACGTTTACGCCGAGATGGTGGAGATCGACCGCGACATCAATGGCGTGCCGATCCTGACCTACGCGCTCGGCCCCGGGGATGCGTGGACCTGGGTACGTTCGCCGATCATGTTCGGGAACACGGAAGCATGCCCCGCCGATGTGCTTGATTTCGCCACCCTCGAACCGGTGGGTCCGACATCGATCTACACGGCACTCGGAATCGAAGCACGCTACATCCCCTTCGTGGACGGGGAGATTCCGGAGGCGTACGGCGTCTGCATGACCGAGGCTCATCTCGGCCGCCTCAGTGCAGTGCGGGCCCCCGAAAAGGTGCTGGACATGGCGCTGCTGGAACTGGTGACCGCGCTCAAGACCCCGGGAGTGACGATTGCGCTCGACGAGGCCGGCCGCCTGAAGATCAGCTACTTCGACGAAATACTCGACGTGCAGGTCGTCAAGACCATCGACGCACCGCGGGAGAATCTCGCGGGCTTCGAGAGCCTGCTCGAAACTGCCGAGCTTTCGCACGCCGAGGTGGCCGGCGGCGCCGTCGAAGGGTTGCCGGTCCGCCCGGACCGCACGGGACAGGCCTATCCGGAATCTCTGCAGCTGATGGACCGGGCCGCGGCGATGCTGGGCGGCGCGTCCGACAAGTTCGGCGCCGTCGGGCTCGACGAGTTGATGTACGTCAGCGAGATTCTCACGCTGGGCACGGACATGACCACGGCTGCAAAAGATGCCTTCGGCGAGCCGTTCGCCAGTGCCGATCCCAAGGCCAAGACGACGTTCTTCAACTTCTCGCGATTCCAGTACGACCGCGCCAAGACCTACGCCGGCGAGGTGTGCTACCTGAAGGTGACCACACCCGCAGGTGCGCCGGCCGACGGCCAGACGCTTCCGGTGGACGTGACCGGCCAGGTCGTCAAGGAGCCGATCCTGTCGCTGGTATTCCCGCCCTTGGACGACGCAAGCGGATACGTGGGCGGTTTGCAAAACGACGGCGCCTACACGGGCTTCAAGGGCGGTAACGCCTGGGGCTTCGCCCGCGCGGTAGACGACGCACGTGCCGTGATCTATTTCGTCCATGAGCATCCGGTGCCTGTCGAGCTGATAGAGTACTGCGACCTGGAAAACGACACCGGCCAGTAATCTGCCGGAAAGATATCTCCCGTGCTCGATGGCGGCGAGGGCTCAACGGGCCCTCGCCGTCGTCCTGGGCGGGAGTGGCCGCTCCCGCCTTTCGCTGGAAGCGGTGCGGACCCCGTCGCAAGGCGTGTGAGTGGTTTCCTGGCTTGGGCGTTCCTGGTTCGCCCAATGCTTACATGAGCCAATCAACGATCCATAATGGAGGGCTAACCGACCGACAATTCGAGCGGCTGGCACGCATCACTGGAGCACTGCCGATGAAGTATTTCCGTCCTGTCGCGGCCATCCTGCTGCTCGGGTTCGCCACTGCAGGCACCCCGCTGCATGCCCGGGACCAGCACATCGTGCTTGCATCCACCACGTCCACCGACAACTCCGGCTTGTTCGGCCACATCATTCCCATATTCACCGGCAAGACGGGGATCGAGGTCCGCGTCGTGGCCGTCGGCACCGGCCAGGCGTTCGCCATCGCGCGCGCCGGCGACGCCGACGCCCTGCTGGTGCATGACGCCGCGGGGGAGAGGACGATGGTGAGCGAGGGCTATGCGCTCGAGCGTCGCGATGTCATGTACAACGACTTCGTGATCATCGGGCCGAGCAGCGATCCCGCGGGGGTCAAGTCCGCCGGGTCCGCCGCGGAAGCCTTCGCGCTGATCGCCGCAAACGACGGCGTCTTTGCGTCGCGCGGCGACGACAGCGGCACCCACCGGGCCGAGCTGGGCCTCTGGGAGAAAGCCGGCGTCACGCCGCATGGGAGCTGGTACCGCGAGCTCGGCAGCGGCATGGGCGCGACGCTGAACACGGCGGCGGCGATGAACGCCTACGTCTTCGCCGACCGCGCCACCTGGATCAGTTTCGACAATCGCCAGGAGCTCGCCATCGTGTTCGAGGGCGACCCCGTGCTGTTCAACCAGTACGGCAGCGTGCTGCTGAACCCGGAGCGCAACCCCCACCTGAAACAGGCCCTCGCGAAGCAGTGGCACGAGTGGCTCCTGTCCGAGGAGGGCCAGGCGGCAATTGCGGATTTCGAGCGCCGCGGCCAGCAGCTATTCTTCGCGAATGCGAAGTAGTTGCCCTACGGACATACCGTCGGGAACGATGCGCATAAACAATAAAACATAAGGAAAACAATGATGCCTACAAGAAGCGCCAACAGAATGGCCTGCGTCCTGCTGTCGGGCAGCGCTGTGCTGTCATTCGCCGTCACCGCGACGGCGGCCCCCGAGTTCGACGTGCGCGGTCGTGTCCACCTCGACTATGCCCTGCACGACGACGACCAGATCGACCTCGACGACGGGTTCCTGTTCCGTCGTACCTTCGTCGGTGTACAGGGCACGATCAACGAGAACTGGTCCGGGATCATCGAGTATGACTTCTCGGAGAACGGCACCAATGCCCAGGATGTCGTCCTGCGCCGCAAGCTGTCCGGCGGCACGCTGAAGATCGGCAACTTCAAGGTGCCGATGGGCCTGGAAGAAGTGGCGAGCACCAACAACATCTGGTTCATCGAGCGCTCCTCGCCCAATACGGCCCTGGTGGATGCACGCCGGATCGGCATCGGCTACGACTACTTCGAGGGTGCGATCGGCTTCCAGGGCATGGCTTACGGCCGCGGCCTCGGCAGCAACCAGGAAGGCGATGAGCCGCTGGGGATCGCCGGACGCTTCGTATTCGCACCGGTGCTGGACGGTAACCAGCTGCACCTTGCGGCCTCGTTCGCCTACGAGGACGTGCGCGACTACAACGTGAAGCGCTTCCGCGACCGGCCCGAGGCCCGCGTGGACGGCACTCGCCTCGTAGACACAGGCAGCATCCCGGACGTCGACAAGACCATGAAATACGGCGTCGAGGCGGCCTACCAGAGCGGCCCGTTCGCAGTGCAGACGGAGTACTTCGGTGTCGGGGTCGATCGCAATGCCGGCGCCGAGCCGGACTTCAGCGGCTGGTATGTGCAGGGCAGCTGGATCGTCACCGGGGAGAAGCGCGGCTATGGCAAAGGCATCTTCCGCAGCGTGAAGCCCGGCAATCCCGACCGGGGGGCCTGGGAAGTGACCGCCCGTTACAGCGCCCTGGACCTGAACGACACCGGCTTCCAGGGGGGCGAACAGGAAAACCTGACCCTGGGCCTGACCTACTACTCGAACCCCAACGTACGCTTCATGCTGAACTACATCATGGTGGACGTCACGGACAGCGGCGCCGTCGTCGATGGCTCGCCCGTGGGGGACGAGTCGCCCAACATCCTCATCGGCCGCGCACAGTACAGCTTCTAGCGCCAGGCCGAGACCTTCGGGGCGCGACGGTCAGGAATGACCGTCGCGCCGCCGCGGTTTCAGGCGGAGGCGCCCGGCAAAGCCCTTGGCCGACTGCAGCGGAATCACCCAGTCCTCGCCGTCACGCTCCGCCATCCGCCCCCGCGTCTCGCCCCACTGGTCGTCCGCCATCACGTAGCGCACGTTCCAGCCGTCCTCACCGGGGGTCGCTCGCACCGTCACGGTGTTGCGGAACAGGTGCTCCCCGGGAATGTGCCGTCGCCTCGCCATCGCGCCGTCCACCGTGTAGCCGGTGGTGGACACGGCGAGATCCACGCTGAACACGAAGGTCCGGCCGACCGTGATCTGGCGGCTGTCGAGAAATGCGCTGAACAGCACCGGCGAGCGGGGGGCTTCCAGCGGCATTCCCGCCGGCGCGAACAACTCGTCGAAACGGCGCAGCACGGCGGACTGGGTCTCGATGCGCCGTTCGTTGAGCTTGAACATGAAGGCGCCGCGCGGCGCGACGGTCGCCTCGAAATAATAGGCCGCACGCACGCGTTGGCCATGCTCGTGCGCGCGCCGGATACTGGGGGGCAATGGCAGGTGGATGCAGTCGAGCGAGCCGGTGACGCACAGATCGCCGAACAGGAAGCGCACCAGGTTCTGGTAGCCCTCTTCCGAGTTCACGATGCCGTAGGGGCCGCTGTGGCTGCGGTAGACGAAGGCGCGGGGCGCGCCGCGCACCGTGGCGTTCTCGATGCGCACGAGGCCGTCGCTCATGTCGCCGGCCGCGAGTCGCGCGATCCCGTAGTCCCGGTGGTTGGTACCGACCAGGCAGAAGAACCGCTCCACCGGGAAACGGCCGTTGAGCGAATCGACGCGTGGCGCGTCGTCCGGCAGGCCGAGGTATTCCGCCATCCGGTCGCGATTGAAATTGTTCATGTCCCACAAGCCGAGAATGGCGGGCACGTTCGCGCCGGCGAGGTCGATGCCGTTATGGGGCGTCGCGTAGGTGAACACCTTGTCCACGAGCCGCCGGTCCGCCGGCGAGCTCACGGCGTCGTTCTGCAGGAAGGCGCGACACACGAGCCCACCCATCGAATGCGCCACGAGGTAGACCCGGAAGTCGGCGCGCTTCACGGCGTCGTCACCGCACACCTGGTCGCGCAGCTGGTGGATCAGCTTCTTGAGTCCCGCCGCCGCTTCCAGGATGGAAAGCCTCCGCCCCGTGCCGAGGTCGCGGTCCGCAGCCTCGTAGTAACGGTAGATGAGTACGCTTTTCTCGTCGATCGGCCCGGTCAGCTCGCGCCCGTCCTGGTAGACGTCGCGGTAACCGTATTCCTTCATCAGCCGGATCAGCGGCGACTCGAAGATGTGGCGGATGACGCTGCCGCGCCAGTCCTGGCGGACCTTCGTCGAGCCGAGGTTGAAGCCCATGTAGGGCGTCGCCACCGTCTCGGCGATGTCCGACGGTCGCATGGCATAGCCGCGTACGTAAATGATCGGGAAGAACGGGCGCATTCAGCAACCTCCCGCCATTGTCCCCGCGGTCCTCAGCCCCCGCCGCGAGGAGGGAAGGTTTCCAGCAAGTTTTCCACGGCCGTGCGCACGGCCTCGGGCTCCGCCTCGGGACTGCGGAAGGCGCCCTCCAGCGTGCCGCGCCACACCTGCGCGTTGCGGTCGGTGTCGATGACGTCGATGGCCAGGTTGCCGACCTTGCGGGGACCGCCCAGCGGGAGGCTGATCCCCACGCTGCCGCCCAGGTTGCCGCCCCAGCTCCCGGCGCCGAGCCCGACGCTGACCGGCGACCCGGGCCGGTCGCCGGTGAATATCACCCCGGAGACGCGGCAATCGGGGTTCTCCGCATCCACCGTGTAACCCTTGCCCTCGAGCACGCGCATCACTTCGTCGCGAACACGCTGCTCGGCGATGGAGGCCGGACGCTGCGGCTCTTCGTACCAGCCGAAACGCTCACAGTCGGGCGGTTCGTCCGCGACGTCGATGTAGGCCTTCGGCGTCGTGGCGCACGCCGAAACCCCCAGGACCACAAGGGCCCCGAGGGCCACGCCGCTGCCACGCCGATTGAACCGGTTCACGGCTTGCCTGCCGATTCGGCCAGGGCCTCGGCCAGCCCGCTGACGACCTCGGCGCCTGCCGGCACCTGGATACTCGAGCCCTGGAAATCATCGCCGACCGGTTCCACCCGCCCGCCGAGGCAGGCGCCGAGGAACCCCTCAGTCACGGCATAGAAGCTGAGCCGGTTTTCAGGCACGGCGAAGCCGTGGCCCTCGTCCGGATACAGCACGTAGGTCACCGGGATCTCCTTCGCCGTCATCGCATCCACGATCTGGTCGCTTTCCGCCTGCTTGACGCGGGGGTCGTTGGCGCCCTGGGCGATCAGCAGCGGCTTGCTGATGTTGTCCACGTAGTTCAGCGGGGAACGCTCCTCGAGGATCGCGAGACCTTCCTCGGTCCGCGGGTCACCGACCCGGCGGGCGAGTTGCTCGAAGAAAGAAGCCCAGTAAGGCGGCACGCTGGCGAGCAGGGTCTTGAGATTCGACGGGCCGACGATATCCACGCCGCAGGCGAAGGTCTCGGGCGTGTTGGTCATGCCCCACAGCACAGCGTAACCCCCGTAGGAGCCGCCGAAAATCGCTACGGCATCACGGGTCGTGATGCCCCGGTCGATGGCCCACTCGACGGCGTCGAGCAGGTCGTCATGCATCTTGCGGCCCCACTCGAGATCGCCCGCATTGACGAATTCCTTGCCGAACCCGCGCGACCCGCGGAAATTGACCGACAGCACCGCGTAACCGCGATTCGCCAGCCACTGGTGGTCGGCCCGGTAGCCGAAATCGTCGCGCGCCCAGGGCCCGCCGTGCACGTTGAGCACCATCGGCACGGGCTCCGACGGCACACCGTCGGCATCCGGGTCCAGCCATGGCGGCAGCGACAGGTAGCTGACCAGGGTCTTGCCGTCACGGCTCTCGATCTCGATGGGATACATCGGTGCGAGGGGCGCTCCTTCCAGCTCCGGCCGGGTGGTGAACAGTTTCTCCAGGCGGCGCGCTTCGCGGTCGTACAGCCAGTAGGTGAACGGCTCGGTCACCCGGTCGACGCCGATGACCCAGGACCGGTCGTCATCGCTGCGGCTCGCGACCGACCACTCCCCGCCGGCCCGTTCGTCGAGGAACGCGATGTCGTCCCTGATCGCGTCGCCGACCGGATACCAGCGATTCACGAGGTAATTCTCGGCGTAGGCCTGCACCTCGCCCGTGATCGGGTGTGCCAGGATCCCGCCGATATCGGCGCGCCGGCCGTCCGCGATGGTCTCGGTCTCGCCGCTGGCCAGGTCGAGCTTCACCAGGGCGGTGGTGTCGCGCCCGCGGGAATCGAGCATATAGGCGAAGTCCGCGCCCTGCGGAATGGAGAGCACGCCGCTCGTCAGGGCGTCGTCCGACGGAATGACGGTCAGCGGGCTGGTCTCGCCGTCGGCGCCGATCGACTCAATCGCCATGCCACCGTCCGGCAAAGGCCGGGTCGCCAGGCGCAGCGTCAGCGATTGGTCCGCAACGAAGCCGGCATAACCGTCGTTCTGGCGTACCAGGGACATCTCGCCCGTCTCGAGATTGAGGCGGTGCACGTCGTGCCAGCGGGGATCGCGATCGTTCAGGCCGATCAGCAGTTCATCCTCGATCTCGCGGCTGCCGCCGACGATCGTCACCCGCACGTCCTCGAATGGCGTGTAGTTGCGCGTCGCGCCGGTCTCGAGATTGACGCCGTACAGGAGAAAATCCTCGTCGCCCCCCTTGTCCTGGACGAACAGGATCTGCCCTGAGTCGGGCGACCAGAAATAGCTGCGGATGGGGCGCACGCGCTCCTCGGTGACCACCTTTGGCTCCCCGGTGGCCGCCGCGTCGGTCACCCAGACGTTCATCACGCCCTCGTGCGGCGCCAGGAAAGCCAGCCGCTTGCCATCCGGGCTGAGCCGCGCGGTGCTGCGCGCGGGGTTGCCGAGCAGTTTCTCGCGTGACAGCAGTTCGGCGGGTTCGGACGGGGTGCCGGTCGGCATGGTGCAGCCGCTCAAAGTCATGGAAACCAGGGCCGCACCGGCCACCAGGTGCGTCAACGAAAACTCGCTCATCTTGTTGTCCTCGTGTTTGGCGGGGCCGCCGCGTGATCGGGCGGCGGCTCCAGGAATGACAATAAGGTAGCAGAACTGGCCTTTGCGCCACAGCCCGCGGTTCGCCGGAGGCTCAGGGGAACCCGCTGCTGCGTGGCGGTGTCAACAGCTAGACTAGGCTTGCATCTTGCAGCCCAACGGTATCGCTCATGGACAAGAGAATCCTCTGGCCCGTCCTCATCGTGGTCCTCGTGGGCCTCGTCGCCATCTTCTACCCGCGAAAAGCCACCGAACCGCCGCCTGAAGCCGTCGAGCTTCCTGCCCGTGTCGTCCCCGAGACCCCGGAATACGTCTCCCCGCTGGAACCGGAGCCCGATCCGGAGCCGGCCCCGGATTTCGCCGCACAAGCCCCTCCCGAGCCGGCGCCACCGCTGCCGGCGCTCGACGAGAGCGACCCCGAGGCGCGGGCGGCGCTGGCGACGGCTGCCGGGGAGACGCTGGTCGACGAGTACCTGGTGGAAACCGGCCTCATCCGCAAGCTGGTCGCCACGATCGACAACCTGCCGCGCGACACCCTGTGGATCGAGGCCCGCGCCGTGCCGCCGATCGACGGGCGTTTCCTCGTGCGCGGAGCAGAGGGCGAGCGGGTCATCGCCCCGGCCAACAGCGCC
It contains:
- a CDS encoding substrate-binding domain-containing protein, producing MKYFRPVAAILLLGFATAGTPLHARDQHIVLASTTSTDNSGLFGHIIPIFTGKTGIEVRVVAVGTGQAFAIARAGDADALLVHDAAGERTMVSEGYALERRDVMYNDFVIIGPSSDPAGVKSAGSAAEAFALIAANDGVFASRGDDSGTHRAELGLWEKAGVTPHGSWYRELGSGMGATLNTAAAMNAYVFADRATWISFDNRQELAIVFEGDPVLFNQYGSVLLNPERNPHLKQALAKQWHEWLLSEEGQAAIADFERRGQQLFFANAK
- a CDS encoding porin, encoding MPTRSANRMACVLLSGSAVLSFAVTATAAPEFDVRGRVHLDYALHDDDQIDLDDGFLFRRTFVGVQGTINENWSGIIEYDFSENGTNAQDVVLRRKLSGGTLKIGNFKVPMGLEEVASTNNIWFIERSSPNTALVDARRIGIGYDYFEGAIGFQGMAYGRGLGSNQEGDEPLGIAGRFVFAPVLDGNQLHLAASFAYEDVRDYNVKRFRDRPEARVDGTRLVDTGSIPDVDKTMKYGVEAAYQSGPFAVQTEYFGVGVDRNAGAEPDFSGWYVQGSWIVTGEKRGYGKGIFRSVKPGNPDRGAWEVTARYSALDLNDTGFQGGEQENLTLGLTYYSNPNVRFMLNYIMVDVTDSGAVVDGSPVGDESPNILIGRAQYSF
- a CDS encoding DUF4136 domain-containing protein; the encoded protein is MNRFNRRGSGVALGALVVLGVSACATTPKAYIDVADEPPDCERFGWYEEPQRPASIAEQRVRDEVMRVLEGKGYTVDAENPDCRVSGVIFTGDRPGSPVSVGLGAGSWGGNLGGSVGISLPLGGPRKVGNLAIDVIDTDRNAQVWRGTLEGAFRSPEAEPEAVRTAVENLLETFPPRGGG
- a CDS encoding S9 family peptidase; the protein is MSEFSLTHLVAGAALVSMTLSGCTMPTGTPSEPAELLSREKLLGNPARSTARLSPDGKRLAFLAPHEGVMNVWVTDAAATGEPKVVTEERVRPIRSYFWSPDSGQILFVQDKGGDEDFLLYGVNLETGATRNYTPFEDVRVTIVGGSREIEDELLIGLNDRDPRWHDVHRLNLETGEMSLVRQNDGYAGFVADQSLTLRLATRPLPDGGMAIESIGADGETSPLTVIPSDDALTSGVLSIPQGADFAYMLDSRGRDTTALVKLDLASGETETIADGRRADIGGILAHPITGEVQAYAENYLVNRWYPVGDAIRDDIAFLDERAGGEWSVASRSDDDRSWVIGVDRVTEPFTYWLYDREARRLEKLFTTRPELEGAPLAPMYPIEIESRDGKTLVSYLSLPPWLDPDADGVPSEPVPMVLNVHGGPWARDDFGYRADHQWLANRGYAVLSVNFRGSRGFGKEFVNAGDLEWGRKMHDDLLDAVEWAIDRGITTRDAVAIFGGSYGGYAVLWGMTNTPETFACGVDIVGPSNLKTLLASVPPYWASFFEQLARRVGDPRTEEGLAILEERSPLNYVDNISKPLLIAQGANDPRVKQAESDQIVDAMTAKEIPVTYVLYPDEGHGFAVPENRLSFYAVTEGFLGACLGGRVEPVGDDFQGSSIQVPAGAEVVSGLAEALAESAGKP
- a CDS encoding DUF3014 domain-containing protein; the encoded protein is MDKRILWPVLIVVLVGLVAIFYPRKATEPPPEAVELPARVVPETPEYVSPLEPEPDPEPAPDFAAQAPPEPAPPLPALDESDPEARAALATAAGETLVDEYLVETGLIRKLVATIDNLPRDTLWIEARAVPPIDGRFLVRGAEGERVIAPANSARYAAFVLLADAVDSAALAAAYRRHYPLLQQAFEELGYGGRQFHNRVLEVIDHLLATPEIQGPIRVEQPHVRYRFADPDLEALSSGQKILLRVGAENATILRAKLAELRTALETLAAVPIEE